One stretch of Caloenas nicobarica isolate bCalNic1 chromosome 2, bCalNic1.hap1, whole genome shotgun sequence DNA includes these proteins:
- the SGO1 gene encoding shugoshin 1 has product MAKCLKKPFKDSLNDIKERMKEKRCQKWTRLGKISQISTVKCKIATNSSMQMKSLQANNKALAQALQEEKIKLKDAQDTILHLRKEYQDLMVRMFDLQKNHRFQQAQEFENQLSALNVIISKVSQNLLDSVHLLGPVKDLCSIHVNERVLSSVLENSSSVVAQICSVGPLQCADVNDKIVPSWMEADSDRNELAYAASEICEESDTATSLIKIVPDEGQTSDFHLDNTGSELENVSSSGEDEFGNALPKGISTRRRYSKMRNHNELCTSVLDHSEAPDSTRELSKQDEIRLTKGLEKCTVENINSDISQLNENKVSSELVLRRINSETAQFNLDNNSDLKQRECKNRGDSQVRKEKHQKGKLEQPKNTSRQRLKKRQGKEAAKKKLDFLGGFSDAYDFRFEESVHVTPFRQNKVNDTDTSMDDREDLSESDTIESSETGEDSDDSLYEPYKNKSKKRKSSEDKEDTSPVHARPRSKRCLAQREQKIHNEKETESNKSSDKSIRQPSEQSRVHLGDVTNTASLLPSTGNATVVPEGGGPRSPKRKRSCTLAVSYKEPSIAGKLRRGDPFTDTNFLNSPIFKQKKDAKRRSVKNQSLSKYNEKFVGCR; this is encoded by the exons ATGGCTAAGTGCTTGAAAAAGCCCTTCAAAGACAGTCTGAATGATATAAAGGAAcgaatgaaagagaaaaggtgtCAGAAATGGACAAGATTGGGTAAAATTAGCCAGATCTCCACTGTAAAGTGCAAAATAGCAA CCAACAGCTCAATGCAAATGAAGAGCCTCCAAGCAAACAACAAAGCTCTAGCTCAGGctttgcaagaagaaaagatCAAACTGAAGGATGCCCAGGATACCATTCTTCATTTAAGGAAAGAGTATCAAGATCTGATGGTTCGGATGTTTGACTTGCAAAAAAATCATAGGTTCCAGCAAGCACAAGAATTTgag aaTCAACTTTCAGCCTTGAATGTGATAATTTCAAAAGTTTCTCAGAATTTACTGGACTCAGTTCATCTACTTGGCCCAGTAAAGGATTTGTGTTCAATACATGTA AATGAGAGAGTGCTTTCTTCAGTTCTTGAAAATAGTTCCAGTGTCGTAGCACAAATATGTTCAGT AGGACCTCTGCAGTGTGCTGATGTAAATGATAAAATAGTTCCAAGTTGGATGGAGGCTGATAGTGATAGAAATGAGCTGGCTTATGCTGCGTCAGAGATCTGTGAGGAATCTGACACTGCCACTTCCTTAATCAAAATAGTTCCAGACGAAG GGCAAACATCTGATTTTCATCTGGACAACACAGGGTCAGAGctggaaaatgtttcttcaaGTGGAGAGGATGAATTTGGTAATGCATTACCAAAAGGTATATCCACCAGGCGTCGCTATTCAAAGATGAGAAATCACAATGAACTTTGCACTAGTGTCTTGGACCATTCAGAAGCACCTGATTCAACAAGAGAGCTTTCTAAACAGGATGAAATTAGACTTACAAAAGGTCTAGAGAAGTGTACTGTAGAAAACATAAATTCAGATATTTCTCAgttgaatgaaaacaaagtaaGTTCAGAGCTGGTGTTGAGGCGGATAAATTCTGAAACGGCACAGTTCAACTTGGACAATAATTCTGATCTTAAACAACGGGAGTGTAAAAACAGAGGAGACTCTCAAGTAAGGAAAGAGAAacatcagaaaggaaaactggaacAGCCTAAAAATACTTCCAgacaaaggctgaaaaaaagacAGGGTAAAGAGGCAGCCAAAAAAAAGCTGGATTTCTTGGGTGGCTTCAGTGATGCTTATGACTTTCGTTTTGAAGAGAGTGTCCATGTTACACCTTTTCGACAAAATAAGGTGAATGACACAGATACTAGTATGGATGACAGAGAAGACTTATCTGAATCTGATACCATCGAGTCAAGTGAGACTGGAGAAGATTCAGATGATAGCCTTTATGAACCTTACAAGAATAAAtcgaaaaaaaggaaaagttcagAGGACAAGGAAGATACATCACCAGTCCATGCAAGGCCAAGGTCTAAAAGATGTTTGGCACAGCGTGAGCAGAAAATCCATAAtgaaaaagagactgaaagcaATAAATCAAGTGACAAGTCTATTA GGCAGCCTTCTGAGCAATCTCGTGTTCATCTTGGTGATGTTACCAATACAGCTTCATTACTCCCCAGCACTGGGAATGCAACTGTTGTCCCAGAAGGTGGGGGACCACGATCTCCAAAACGCAAGCGAAGCTGCACTCTGGCTGTGAGCTATAAAGAACCAAGTATTGCAGG GAAACTCAGGAGAGGAGATCCATTTACAGATACGAATTTTCTGAATTCTCCaattttcaagcagaaaaaagaTGCCAAACGCCGTTCTGTTAAGAATCAATCTCTGTCAAAATACAATGAGAAATTTGTTGGTTGTCGTTGA